The following proteins are encoded in a genomic region of Athene noctua chromosome 9, bAthNoc1.hap1.1, whole genome shotgun sequence:
- the CCNE1 gene encoding G1/S-specific cyclin-E1: protein MRRESDCAEEKAPAKGDAGAECAMRARKRKADVATFLQDPDEEIAKVEMARKKQYENQPSWNNVHKNAHMLIPTPDKDDDPVGVDYSHFIPLSVVPTRASPLPVLGWANREDVWKNMINKDETYVRDKLYMQRHPLLQPKMRTILLDWLMEVCEVYKLHRETFYLAQDFFDRFMATQQNVVKTLLQLIGISSLFIAAKLEEIYPPKLHQFAYVTDGACTEDEILSMELIIMKALNWNLNPLTVVSWLNIYMQVAYLNELYEVLLPQYPQQIFVQIAELLDLCVLDIGCLEYTYGVLAASALYHFSSSELMQKVSGYEWCEIEECVKWMVPFAMAIREVGSSKLKHFRGVAPEDLHNIQTHINSLDLLDKAQAKQAILAEQNRTSPFPTGVLTPPQSSKKQSSGLKPI, encoded by the exons ATGCGCCGGGAGAG CGACTGCGCGGAGGAGAAGGCTCCCGCCAAGGGGGACGCGGGTGCGGAGTGCGCCATGCGAGCCCGCAAGAGGAAAGCCGATGTGGCCACG TTCTTACAGGATCCTGATGAAGAAATTGCCAAAGTGGAGATGGCTAGGAAAAAACAGTATGAAAACCAG CCATCCTGGAATAATGTTCACAAAAATGCCCATATGCTGATTCCTACTCCGGATAAAGATGATGATCCAGTTGGTGTTGATTACTCTCACTTTATACCTCTAAGTGTTGTTCCAACTAGAGCTTCACCTTTACCAGTTCTAGG CTGGGCAAACAGGGAGGATGTATGGAAAAACATGATAAATAAAGACGAGACATATGTGAGGGATAAACTTTATATGCAAAGGCACCCTCTCCTGCAACCTAAAATGAGAACAATCCTTCTAGACTGGCTAATGGAG GTTTGTGAAGTCTACAAGCTTCATAGAGAAACTTTTTATTTAGCACAAGATTTCTTTGATCGGTTTATGGCAACACAACAGAATGTTGTAAAAACACTATTGCAGCTTATTGGTATCTCTTCTTTATTCATAGCAGCAAAGCTTGAG GAAATTTATCCACCAAAGTTGCACCAGTTTGCGTATGTTACAGATGGAGCTTGTACAGAAGATGAAATCCTCAGTATGGAATTGATCATCATGAAG GCTCTCAACTGGAACTTAAATCCACTGACAGTTGTATCATGGCTAAACATTTACATGCAAGTTGCATATTTAAATGAGCTTTATGAGGTATTGCTGCCACAATATCCACAGCAAATATTTGTACAAATAGCAGAG CTCTTGGATCTCTGTGTGCTGGATATTGGCTGCTTGGAATATACCTATGGAGTACTTGCAGCTTCTGCTTTGTATCACTTCTCCTCATCTGAGTTGATGCAGAAAGTTTCAG GTTATGAATGGTGTGAGATAGAGGAATGTGTAAAATGGATGGTTCCATTTGCAATGGCTATAAGGGAAGTAGGAAGCTCCAAACTCAAACACTTTAGAGGTGTAGCTCCTGAAGACTTGCACAATATACAAACGCACATAAACAGCTTGGATTTGCTG GACAAAGCTCAAGCAAAACAAGCCATATTGGCTGAGCAAAATAGGACTTCACCTTTCCCCACTGGTGTCCTTACACCACCCCAAAGTAGTAAGAAACAGTCTTCTGGGTTGAAGCCAATATGA